The nucleotide window ACCTCGCACGCGGCAACGCGTCGGGTGCCTACAAAGACATGATGGAGCGACTGCCGCTGTCGATTTCGCGAGACGTCATGAACGGCACGATATGCCAGGTCATGCTGTCGGAGACGGGAGACGATCTGGTAAGTATGTCGCTCGATTCGACCGCTGACGTCATCGGTAACGACATGCGGCGCGCTGCCCGGCACCTCGTCGCCGGGCAGCGGCGCACAGCGTGGTCCTACTGGCTAGCCGGTGTCCCGTCCACAATCTTCGAGACCGAACTCGAGCGGCCGGCCCCACCGGTCAGCGGACTCAAGCCTCCTCCGCCGACCCGGGAACCGCTTAGCATCCGTCTGGAGACCATGCAGCAGATTCGCGCCATGACCGACTTGCGCGCCAATGTCTCGGCCGCGCTCCCCGACTTGGGGCGCAGTGCCGCGCAATACGCCACGCAGTTGGTCAAGGACATTGGGGGTTACAGCATCGACGCCTCAAAGGTGTATATGCACGTCTACGAGACGCACATCGGACAGGGGCCGCTCGCCAACCCGCCGTGGAAAACGGTACTGGCCTCCGGCACCGCCACGCTGGACCGGATTGTCCTCGACATTGCACAAGGCACGCGCGAGACAACATTGCCGGCAGACACAGAAGCCATTTTCTCGCTGGATAGCGAAGCCCACGGGGCCCGTGCATTGTCGTTGGGCTCACTCACGCCACCGCAGTGGCTCGCACGCATCGACGCCGGAACGTTCCTCGCTCAGCAGGGCCGGCTGCTCGACACCTTCTGGAATGCGCATGAGGGGGAGGTTCGCAGTGCGCTCAAGAGCGCCTTCATTATGGATGCCTTTCTCCAGAGGCATGACCGCACCCTCGGCGCCAACGGGGCCGATATCGCGCGACGCATTGCGCGCTGCGACCGCATGGATTTGCTCGACCTTACCCATCTGCAGACGCGCTTCGTCCTTGAGGGATCGAACCTGCAAACGGCATGGCTGCGTGTCGGGAATGCCGTCTCCGATATTCAGGAATATACGGACCTGAGAAACGGCTGGATTCTGATTTACACGCCACGCTTGCTGGCCGACAGCGTGAAGGAATTTTCTGACCGCCAGCGACTCAGCGACTGGGTGCGCGCACAAGCTCAGGACCCACGCGCTTGCGAACGCCTGCTCAATTGTTTCTCGCAAGCAGATCGCTTTGACGAGAATGCCCCGGGCGTCGACGCGGTCCTGGCGCTCATCAATGCCGAGACAGCCACGCCACAGGTGATCGTTCAAAGCGAACCCTTCAAGGGAGACCCATTTTCAGAGTTCGCTCATGCGTTCCGCCAGCGCACGCGAGACGAGATCACCAACCCGCGCGCTGTCCTGCAGACCAACCCGCAACCCGCCATTGTCGCCCGTATTCTCCACACGCTTGCCACGCTGAACGTGCTGACCGGACTCGGCCTCGTATTCGACGTGCCGATCCCCGGCCTGTTGGAAGCCAACGTCATCCTGTCCTTCAACAATATCGCCATGGGAGGCACCACCACCGTGCTCGGTGACGAACAGACCCGCCCGGCGGGATGGGCATCGTTGATGGCGGGCATTGCCGGAGGCATGCCCATCGGCTACCACTACAAGGCCAGTCTCTCCTTCCAGGACGAAGTTCAGATGTTCATCAATCGAACACCGTTCGGGCAGCTCAGGCAGTTGATGCCCAATCTGTACCGGGGCGAGGCGGGATTCGTCGCGGCATCGGGAGACGCCCGATTCGATGTCGAGTACTACCCCACGCAGAGGACTTGGCGGTTGACCGACCCCTCCGGGCTCAACGGGCCGGGGCCGGCGATTTCACAAACCGCCACCTACGATTGGGTGATTGACACCCAGACGCCGACGACCGATGGCACGGCCCCGCTTACCTCGACGGTCTTCCACGACGACGTCAGCCGGAATTTCGTCGACGTGGAATTCAGGGCCAAAAGCGCCGCACTGGCAAACGCCGTCGCCGACGCCGACCGCGAGGCTTTTCTTGCCGGCAAACTCGAGGCGGGTGCGAGCGTGCTGCCATGGGACCCGTCGTACCCCCCTGCCGACTTGCTCAAGCTGGACTTCAACGACCCGGCACAGAAAGACCCTCGGTTGCTGGGCATTCTCGCTCGCCGAATCGAGGATGCCCTTCGCTTCGAATCGACCCGGCGCGCCATTGCCAACGCCCGGATCATTGCCGAAGACGTTCGTGCGGCAGGGGGCACCTTCGAAGTCTTCACACAGGCCGCCTATATCAACAGCAATGCCGATGGTCACACCGGCTTCTGTCTGCCGCTGACGCGCGCGATGGCGGCTGCACTCCATGTGAATAGACAAGACGCATTCATGGGTAACATCCGCCGCGCCATCGCGGACCCACATTCGGCAAGCGCGATCCGTCTGCGCGACACGCTTGTAGCGCTGCACTCGAACGTTCGGGCGAATCAACTGGAGTTACCCCTTCACGGCATGCGCAGTGGGGAAAATGTGCTGAACCCGGAGCAGCTCTTCCGCCTGATCACGTCGAAGGACAAAAGCATGCGTTCATACGTGATCAAGACCCGGGCACACGCCATGTCCGTCACGATGGGTACCAAAGCTTCCTGGTTCTACGACGCAAACTTCGGGTTGGCCGAATTCGGCGATGCCCATGCGCTCGCGTTGGCTTTTATTAACCACTTGACCGAGCGAGGGCTCGGCAATTTTTACCGGTCGTATGGCACCACCGACGCCCCTCTCTTCCTAGTTGACGTCCTTGACGCGGGCGAGCTGCGACGCGTCGAACTGCGCCCTGGCGTGATCGTGAACGACATCCTGAAGCCGATGTTGTGACGTCGGAATACGGCGATGGTGAGAGGTGGTGAGGTACTGATGCGCTGGCGGTAGCGGCCCGCTAGGGGTGCGGCAGGCGTGGTGCGTGGTAAGGGCGCCCTATTGCAGGGTTTCTTTCGCGCCTTCGGGGATCGGCAATGCCATGACGTCGATACCCTCGTCGGCAAGCGCCTCGGACTCTTCGCGTGAGACGGTGCCACGGATATTGCGCTCCGGGGCTTCCTGATAGTGGATCTTGCGGGCCTCTTCGGCAAAATTCTTGCCCACGTCTTCCGTGTTGGCGATCACATGGCGCACCGCCTTCATCCACAGCGCCTGAATCTCGCGTTGCGCTTGGGCAATTTCGGGCGGCAGTGACGGTGCAGACGAGGGACCCGATTTTGCAGCGCTCCCCTTCGCTCCCGGGGAGCCGCCTGCGGAGGCAGTCGACGCCGTATCACGCCCCGTTGCGCCCGAAAGATTCAGTCGCGGGGCCGACGGCACGCGCACGATGCCCGTGTCGCCACAGACCGGGCAAGTCACCAGCCCGCGAGACTGTTGCGAAAGGTAATCGTCCTCCGAGCCGAACCAGCCTTCGAAGGTGTGCTCGTGCGCACAACGCAAATCAAAAACCTTCATGACGCAATGAGTGTGTCCCTGCCCGGCCATGGACCGGGACCGGAATCAATAGAGGGGCGCCCGTTGCGGCGGGCGCCGTGGCTTCAGCGCAGCGGCGAACGCTCGTTCGGCTGCCAGACTCCGGATAATATCTTTTCCAGCCAAAACGCGCCGATAACCGATTTGACGTCCGTGATACGGCCATCGCGCACCCATTGCAGCAACTCGGTGGCGGGCATCTTGAACACGTCGAGAAACTCGCCGTCGTCGAGCTTCTGCTCACCCAGCGTGAGGTCGCGCGCGAGCCAGATGTCGATGAACTCGGTCGAATACGAAATCACCGGGTGAATACGCGTCAGGTAGTCCCAACGCTCGGCGTGGTAACCGGTCTCTTCGAGCAGCTCGCGCTTGCCGCACGCCAGACCACCCTCGGCTTCGTCGAGCTTGCCGGCGGGCAGTTCGGTCATCACGCGACGCAGCGGATAGCGGTACTGGCGCTCCATGAGCACCTGCCCGTCTTCGAACAGCGGAATCACCATCACCGCACCCGGATGCGTGGTGTATTCGCGCGTGGCCGTCTTGCCGTCCGGCAGACGCACGCTGTCGCGCTTGATGGTCAGGAAGGCGCCGTCGTAGACGGTATCGGTCGTGATCTGCGTCTCTACGAGGTGCTGATCGTCTGTTTGACGTTGTGTCATGAAACCTCCATGGCGGCACAAAGCGTGCACAAAACCGGTACAAGATTCGTACAAAACCCACACAAAACCCATACAAAACAAAACGCCGCCCAGTGGGCGGCGTCTCATGAAGCCAACATCTTACGCGGCAGCCGCCGGTCGATGACGCCACAAGTACCGGTAGACGAACCCCGGAAACGCGAACACGACAAACAAGCTCGCCGTCACCGCGTAGAACTCCCAGCCTTGGGCGAACACGTTGCCGATGCTCTTCTCGATCAGATAGCCGAGCGCGCCGACCACAAAGTACACCACTACCATCTCCAGCAGTCGCAGCCACAGCGACTTGACCGGTTGCTTGCGGGGGATGACACCGAACAGGCGCTGGTTCACGAACGGCAGGTTCGCGCCCAGCAGCGCCAGCAGAATCACAAGCGTACCACCTGCTGTCATACCCATCGTTCGTGTCTCCCGTCTTTCGTCTCGTTGGCTAGCTTCCGCTTGCCAATATTAGCTCGCCAGCATTAGCTCGCCAAAGTCAGCTTGATCGTGCGCAGGCACCAGTCCATCAGCGGACCCGGCATCAGGCCGAGGTACACCAGCACCAGACCGTTGAGCGACAGCACCAGACGCATCGTGCCGCTGCCTTCCAGCGCGTTGCTGTCTTCCGGCTTGTCGAAGTACATCAGCTTCACGACACGCAGGTAGTAGAACGCACCGATCAGCGAGGCGATCACGGCCACGACAGCCAGCCACACCATACCGGCGTTGATCACCGCCTGAAGCACTGCCAGCTTGGCGTAGAAGCCTGCCAGCGGCGGAATGCCGGCCAGCGAGAACATCAGCATCAGCATGACGAAAGCGAACCACGGGCTGCGTTGGTTCAGGCCCTTCAGATCCGACAGGTTTTCGGCTTCGAAACCCTTGCGCGAGAGCAGCAGCACGATACCGAACGTGCCCAGCGTCGTCAGCAGGTAGATCACGCTGTAGAACAGCGACGAACCGTACGCGTCGGCGATACCGTCGATCTTGCCGCCCACCACGCCCGAGAGCATGCCCAGCAGCACGAAGCCCATGTGCGAGATCGTCGAGTACGCCAGCAGACGCTTGACGTTGGTCTGCACGATCGCCGTCAGGTTACCGATCACCAGCGAGAGCACCGCCATGATGATCAGCATCTGTTGCCAGTCGATCGCCAGCGGCAGCATGCCTTCGACGAGCAAGCGCAGCAGCAGCGCAAACGCACCCAGCTTCGGCGCGCCGCCGATCAGCAGCGTGACCGGGGTCGGTGCGCCTTGATAGACGTCCGGCACCCACATGTGGAACGGGGCAGCGCCGAGCTTGAACGCCAGACCGGCCACGATGAACACCACGCCGAACACCAGCACGATCTTGTTGACCGCGCCCGAGGCGATGACTTCGAAGACCTTGGCCAGTTCGAGCGAACCCGTCGCGCCGTACATCATCGACATGCCGTACAGCAGGAAGCCCGAAGCGAGCGCACCCAGCACGTAGTACTTCATGGCCGATTCGGTGGCGTTCGACGAATCGCGCCACACGGCAGCCAGCGCGTACAGCGACAGCGACATCAGTTCCAGACCCAGATACAGCGTCAGGAAGTTGTTGCCCGAGATCATCACCGACAGCCCCAGCAGCGAGAACAAGCTGAGGATGTAGAAGTCACCACGGGCCAGGCCGCGGGCTTCCAGATACTTCTGGCCGTAGACGAACGTCATGAACGTTGCCAGACCACCGAAGGCCTTGAGCAGGTTCGACATCGGGTCGGCGACGAACACATTGCCGAACAGGTAGTGCGACGCCGGGTCGCTGGCGTTGCACGCCCACAGCACCGACACGACCGCGGTCGTGATGAGTGCCAGCACGTAGTTCAGCTTGCGCGTCTGGCCGAGGAACGCGTCGCACATCATGATCACGAGGATCATGAGCAGCAGGATGGCCTCCGGCAACGCAGGCAGCAGATTAATGTTTTGCATGATCTAGATTTCCTCCCCGATTACGGCAGCTTGGTCTGCGCCACGTGGGCGAGGAGGTTAACCACGGAGGTGTGCATCAGGTCCGTGAAAGGCTTCGGATAGATACCCATGAACAGCGTGAGTGCAGCCAGCACGGCCAGCATGAAGAACTCGCGCTTGTTGATATCGATCAGCTCGCGCACGTGGTCGTTGGCAATCGCACCGAAGATCACGCGCTTGTACATCCACAGCGAATACGCAGCACCGGTGATCAGCGAAGTGGCTGCAAGCAGACCCACCCAGAAGTTCAGCTTCACGGCGCCCAGAATCACCAGGAACTCACCCACGAAGCCCGACGTTGCCGGCAGGCCGCTGTTGGCCATCGCGAACAGCATGAAGAACGCGGCAAACTTCGGCATCGTGTTCACCACACCGCCGTAGTCGGCGATGTTGCGCGAGTGCATGCGGTCATACAGCACGCCGATACACAGGAACATCGCGCCCGACACGAAGCCGTGCGATATCATCTGCACCAGCGCACCCTGCATGCCGATTTCGCTGAACATGAAGAAGCCCAGAATCGCGAAGCCCATGTGAGCAATCGACGAGTAAGCCACCAGTTTCTTCATGTCGGTCTGCACCAGGGCCACGAGGCCGATGTAGACGACGGCGATCAGCGCGAGCGTCACCATGAAGCCCGACAGATAGTGGCTTGCGTCCGGTGCGATCGGCAGCGAGAAGCGCAGGAAACCATACGCGCCCAGCTTCAGCATGATCGCAGCCAGCACGACCGAGCCGCCAGTCGGGGCTTCCACGTGGGCGTCGGGCAGCCAGGTATGCACCGGCCACATCGGCACCTTCACCGCGAAGGCCATGAAGAACGCCACGAACAGCAGTATCTGCACGTTCATCGGGATCTTCGCTGCGTACCAGTCGGTCAGCGTGAACGAACCCGTCGCGTTGTACAGATAGATCAGCGCGACCAGCATCAGCAGCGAGCCGAGCAGCGTGTACAGGAAGAACTTGAACGCGGCATACACCCGGTTCGGACCGCCCCACACACCGATGATCAGGTACATCGGGATCAGCGTGGCTTCGAAGAAGACGTAGAACAGCAGGCCGTCTTGCGCCGAGAACACACCAATCATCAGACCCGAGAGGATCAGGAACGCGGCCATGTACTGCGCCACGCGTTCGGTGATCACTTCCCAGCCCGCGATCACCACGATCACCGTGATCAGCGCGGTGAGCACCACCAGCCACAGCGAGATGCCGTCGATGCCCAGGAAGTAGTTGATATGAAAGCGTGCAATCCAGCTCGTCTTTTCGACGTACTGGAAGGCCGACGTGTTGGCGTCGAAGTTCGAGATCAGCGGCAGCGTGACCAGGAAGCTCACCAGCGAACCGATGAGCGCCAAGACACGGGCGCCCGTCGGGTTACGGTCATTTCCCACCGCGAGGACAACAATCCCCGACAGGATGGGCAGCCAAATGGCCAGACTCAGAAGCGGTAGCGATTGCATTTTTTTGTGGCTCCCCCTTTTACTTGCCGTTCAACGTCACAAACAGCGTCAGGAGCCCGAGCATGCCGATGATCATGGCGAACGCGTAGTGATAGATGTAACCCGATTGCATGAAGCGGATGACGCCGGCGAGCCAGCCCACCAGACGTGCGCTGCCGTTGACGACGGCGCCGTCGATCAGACCCTGATCGCCTGCCTTCCACAGACCGCGGCCGATTTTCAGCGCGCCCTTGGCGAAGACCACTTCATTGATCTTGTCCATGTAGTACTTGTTGTCGAGCAAGTTGTAGATGCCCGAGAAGCGGTTCTTCAGGGCTTCCGGAATGTCCGGACGCTTGAGGTAGAAGAACGCGGCCAGCAAGATACCCAGTGCCGACAGTGCGATCGGCAGCGTGCCGAATGAGTGCACCGCCATGGCCACCCAGCCGTGGAATTCGTGGCTCAGTTCTTCCATCGCCGGGTGATTCTCGCCGATGAAGATGACGTCCTTGAACGCCACACCTTGCTTGAAGAACGAGCTGAACAGCATCGGCGCGATCGCGATGGCACCGATGATCACCGACGGAATCGCCAGCAGGATCAGCGGAATCGTCACAACGGCCGGCGATTCGTGCGGCTTCTGACCCGGGGCCAGACCGTGGTGTTCGCCGTGATCGTCCTCTTCTTCTGCGTGGTGGGCGTCGTGGTGGTCATGGTGTGCTTGACCGAAACGCTCCTTGCCGTGGAAGACGAGGAAGTACATACGGAACGAGTAGAACGCGGTCACGAAGACGCTGGCGACCACGGCGAAGTACGCGAAGCCCGAACCCGGCAGATGCGAGGCGGCCACGGCTTCGATGATCGAGTCCTTCGAGTAGAAACCGGCGAAGAACGGCGTACCGATCAACGCGAGCGAACCGAGCAGCGACGTGATCCAGGTAATCGGCATGTACTTCCACAGGCCGCCCATGTTGCGCATGTCCTGATCGTGGTGCATGCCCATGATCACCGAACCGGCACCGAGGAACAGCAGCGCCTTGAAGAACGCGTGCGTCATCAGGTGGAAGATGGCGACCGGGTAGGCCGACACGCCGAGCGCGACCGTCATGTAACCGAGCTGCGAGAGCGTCGAGTAGGCCACGACACGTTTGATGTCGTTCTGGATCATGCCTAGGAAGCCCATGAACAACGCCGTGATCGCCCCGATGATCGTGATGAACGACAGCGCGGTGTCCGAGAGTTCGAACAGCGGCGACATGCGGCTCACCATGAAGATACCGGCGGTCACCATGGTGGCCGCGTGGATCAGTGCCGAGATCGGGGTCGGGCCTTCCATCGAGTCCGGCAGCCAGACGTGCAGCGGGAACTGTGCCGACTTACCCATGGCGCCGATGAACAGGCAGATACAGGCCACGGTAATCAGGCGCCAGTCGGTGCCCGGGAACGACAGGGCCGCGACATCGTTGGCCTTGGCGAACACTTCGCCGTAGTTCAGCGTGCCCGTGAAGGCCAGCAGCAGACCGATGCCGAGCAGGAAACCGAAGTCACCCACGCGGTTGACCAGAAACGCCTTCATGTTGGCGTAGATGGCCGTCGGACGCGTGTACCAGAAACCGATCAGCAGGTACGAGACCAGGCCCACCGCTTCCCAGCCGAAGAACAGTTGCAGGAAGTTGTTGCTCATGACGAGCATCAACATCGAGAACGTGAACAGCGAGATGTACGAGAAGAAGCGCTGGTAGCCAGGATCTTCCGCCATGTAGCCGATGGTGTAGATGTGCACCATCAGCGAGACGGACGTGACCACGCACATCATCGTGACGGTGAGGGTGTCGATCAGGAAGCCGATCTCGAGCTTCAGGTCGCCGATGCGTGCCCATTCGTAGACGGTGGCGTTGAAGCTCGCCCCGTTCATGACGTCGAGGAACGTCATGACCGAAAGGATAAACGCGACCAGCACGCCAAGGATCGTGACCGTGTGCGCGCCCGCGCGTCCGACTTGCTTGCCGAACAGACCGGCGATCACGGACCCGGCCAGCGGCGCCAGCGGGATCGCGAGCAACAGTGTGGGATTCAGTGTGGATGCCATAACAGCGTTCGCTTTATTAACCCTTGAGGCGGTCGAGATCTTCGACGTTGACCGTTTCGAGCTTACGGAACAACGTGACCAGAATGGCCAGGCCAATCGCAGCTTCTGCGGCGGCCACCGTAAGGATGAAGAACACGAATACCTGACCGGCAATGTCGCCCAGGTAATGCGAGAACGCGACGAAGTTCAGATTGACCGCGAGCAACATCAGCTCGATGGCCATCAGCAGCACGATCACATTTCTGCGGTTGAGGAAAATACCGGTAATGCTGATCGCGAAGAGAATCGCGCCCAACACCAGGTAATGCGCTAGCGACAACGACATCATGCTGGCTCCTTATTCCGCCGCCGGCGTGTCGGCGCCGGTGGACTGCTGCCGGGCTTCGGCGGGCATCGACACCAGACGCACGCGCTCGTGTTTCTTCACGCGCACCTGCTTGCTCGGGTCGGTCTGTTTGTGGTCCTTACGGGTACGCATGGTCAGCGCAATCGCTGCAACCACCGCCACCAGCAGGATCAGACCTGCCACTTCGAAGGCAAAGATATAGTCGGTGTACAGCGCAATGCCGAGCGCCTTGGTGTTCGGCACGTCGGGGGCCGATACGGCCTTGACCGGCGCACGCGTGGCACCGTAGCCGCGCATCAGCACGAGCGCCGCTTCGACGATCATGATCGCGCCGACGGTGCTCGCCAGCGGAATGAACTTGCCGAAACCGCGTCGCAGTTCGTCGAGATTGATGTCGATCATCATCACCACGAACAAGAACAGCACCATCACCGCGCCGACGTACACGAGCACCAGCATGATCGCGAGGAACTCAGCCTCGAGAAGCATCCAGATCGCAGCAGCGTTGAAGAAGGCCAGCACCAGGAACAGTGCCGACTGCACGGGGTTGCGCGAGGTCACGACCTTCAGACCCGAGACCACGAGGATCAGCGCAAACACGTAGAAAAGTAAGGTTGTGAATTCCATAATCACCGGAGTGTCGCCAAATTAGCCAACGTCAAGCCGTACCGGGCGCGCCGACGAGCGTCGCGCCCTGCCCTGCATTAACGGTACGGCGCATCGGCCGCCTTGGCCGCCGCGATTTCGTTTTCGTAACGATCGCCCACCGCGAGCAACATCTCTTTGGTGAAGTACAGATCGCCACGCTTCTCGCCGTGATACTCGAGGATGTGCGTTTCGACGATCGAGTCCACCGGGCAGCTTTCTTCGCAGAAGCCGCAAAAGATGCACTTGGTCAGATCGATGTCGTAGCGCGTGGTGCGACGCGTATTGTCGTCACGCACTTCCGATTCGATCGTGATGGCCATTGCCGGGCACACCGCTTCGCACAACTTGCATGCGATGCAACGCTCTTCACCGTTCGGATAGCGGCGCAGCGCATGCAGCCCGCGAAAACGCGGCGACAGCGGCGTCTTCTCTTCCGGAAACTGCACGGTCACTTTGCGTGCGAACGTGTAACGTCCTGTGAGCGCCATGCCCTTGAGCAGTTCCAACAACAGGAAACTGCCGAAAAAGTCTTTGATTGCCCTTACCATGGGATTCCTCTACTCCGTTCGCCTCAGCCCCAGATGTTCCAGGGGGACATGATCCAGACACCCACCACGATCACCCAGACAATCGTCAGCGGCAGGAAAACTTTCCAGCCCAGACGCATGATCTGGTCGTAGCGGTAGCGCGGGAACGTCGCACGTACCCAAATGAACACCGACAGCAGCAGGAACACCTTAAACGCCAGCCAGAACACACCCGGGATGAACGACAGGAAGCCGAACGGCGCACTCCAGCCACCCAGGAACAGCACCGAGGCCAACGCCGAGATGATGATCATGTTGATGTACTCGGCCAGGAAGAAGAGCGCGAAGCCCATGCCCGAGTACTCGATCATGTGACCGGCCACAATTTCCGATTCGCCTTCCACCACGTCGAACGGGTGGCGGTTCGTTTCCGCGATACCCGAGACGAAGTACACGACGAACATCGGCAGCAGCGGCAGCCAGTTCCACGACAACAGGTTCACGCCCATGCTGGCGAACATGCCGTGCTCTTGCGAGCGCACGATGTCCGACAGATTCAGCGAGCCAGCCGTCATCAGCACGCACACCAGCGCGAAGCCCATGGCGATTTCATACGAAATCATCTGGGCCGACGCGCGCATGGCGCCGAGGAAAGCGTATTTCGAGTTCGATGCCCAACCGGCCAGAATCACGCCGTACACACCGATCGACGAAATCGCCATCGCGTAGAGCAGACCGGCGTTCACGTCGGCGAGCACTGCGCCCGGCTGGAACGGGATCACCGCCCAGATCGCGAAGGCCGGCAGCACCGCCATCACCGGCGCGATGGCGTAAATGCCCTTGCTGACCTGCGTCGGCGTGATGACTTCCTTGAGCAGGAGCTTCAACACGTCGGCGATCGGCTGCAACAGACCGGCGGGACCCACGCGGTTCGGACCGAGACGCACGTGCATCCAGCCGATGAGCTTGCGCTCCCACAGAATCAGGTACGCCACGCACAGCAGCAGGATCACGGCCACGACGAGGATGCGGACCAGCGCCCACACCGTCGGCCAGGCCACGCCCAGCAGTTGCGTGCCGTATTGATTGATGACTTCGTTCAGGCTCATTTACGCCTTCTCCACCGAAATTTCACCGAACATCGCGCCAAGCGCGGCGGACGCCGGCGTGGCTGCCGGGACGCGCACCACATTGGCAGGCAACGTTTCCGAGCGAGCGGCCGGCAGCGTGACCACCGCGTCGCCCTGGCGCACGCGCACGGCGTCGCCGGCAGCGAGGCCCAGGCTGTCGAACAGCGCAGCCGGCAGCGTGGCACGCAGCGAGGCCTTCGCATCGTTGGTCAGTTGCAGCGACGGGGCGCGACGCACCAGCGCGTCGGCAGCGTAGATCGGCACGTCGGCCAGACGCTGAAGACCCTGTGCAGCAGCCTTCGGTGCGGCCAGCGTTGCCGTGGCACGGTTGTCGAGCGAGGCCGCCGAGAAACCGGCGAGCGCTTCGGCACGCACTTGTTCCACGGTGTCCTGTTCGAAACCTTGCAGCTTGAGCAGGTTGCCCAGCACGCGCAGC belongs to Pandoraea norimbergensis and includes:
- a CDS encoding dermonecrotic toxin domain-containing protein, which translates into the protein MSGTGHDPWRQDRDYEAMARALAAEAVAGPNPPAWHKHGAVGVLTGLLYAFGSARIAFDAIGDGLLRVVDSVGTVLNTRLSSDPLTFAAAQGAMIEQRTDMHRPLWHFLHHHHRKHEVHAPAHGFQAHGIHASHTGAHETHVVAHPEVPAHTTRTLHVHRRHMRRHLNETPAVILSPLAPSTTIQRLTTLATTQIARHEAQLDVTARTANITDWAQLIKKQLAVAATPAGTPFDSDQWFLNHFRYFYPSKEKGALDGQVDRGGLVHSTRLTQAALQYVASGEALGGPDVEYGIYAHSAPRLGYYLPSEESPRLSVRRLMQTIHATRAIPLHTLDAMRSLNASTPLDAPLYRHRVTMLTYDAELEYAAGRLSQTGLILAQLVAYAPSAEQRISSDSNMAELQGYAVEIEIPGRKGVSRPGGVFAISQSTKTSTHTGGRTLLYVAGSAAPLREYASIGHLTQDLARGNASGAYKDMMERLPLSISRDVMNGTICQVMLSETGDDLVSMSLDSTADVIGNDMRRAARHLVAGQRRTAWSYWLAGVPSTIFETELERPAPPVSGLKPPPPTREPLSIRLETMQQIRAMTDLRANVSAALPDLGRSAAQYATQLVKDIGGYSIDASKVYMHVYETHIGQGPLANPPWKTVLASGTATLDRIVLDIAQGTRETTLPADTEAIFSLDSEAHGARALSLGSLTPPQWLARIDAGTFLAQQGRLLDTFWNAHEGEVRSALKSAFIMDAFLQRHDRTLGANGADIARRIARCDRMDLLDLTHLQTRFVLEGSNLQTAWLRVGNAVSDIQEYTDLRNGWILIYTPRLLADSVKEFSDRQRLSDWVRAQAQDPRACERLLNCFSQADRFDENAPGVDAVLALINAETATPQVIVQSEPFKGDPFSEFAHAFRQRTRDEITNPRAVLQTNPQPAIVARILHTLATLNVLTGLGLVFDVPIPGLLEANVILSFNNIAMGGTTTVLGDEQTRPAGWASLMAGIAGGMPIGYHYKASLSFQDEVQMFINRTPFGQLRQLMPNLYRGEAGFVAASGDARFDVEYYPTQRTWRLTDPSGLNGPGPAISQTATYDWVIDTQTPTTDGTAPLTSTVFHDDVSRNFVDVEFRAKSAALANAVADADREAFLAGKLEAGASVLPWDPSYPPADLLKLDFNDPAQKDPRLLGILARRIEDALRFESTRRAIANARIIAEDVRAAGGTFEVFTQAAYINSNADGHTGFCLPLTRAMAAALHVNRQDAFMGNIRRAIADPHSASAIRLRDTLVALHSNVRANQLELPLHGMRSGENVLNPEQLFRLITSKDKSMRSYVIKTRAHAMSVTMGTKASWFYDANFGLAEFGDAHALALAFINHLTERGLGNFYRSYGTTDAPLFLVDVLDAGELRRVELRPGVIVNDILKPML
- the nuoN gene encoding NADH-quinone oxidoreductase subunit NuoN gives rise to the protein MQNINLLPALPEAILLLMILVIMMCDAFLGQTRKLNYVLALITTAVVSVLWACNASDPASHYLFGNVFVADPMSNLLKAFGGLATFMTFVYGQKYLEARGLARGDFYILSLFSLLGLSVMISGNNFLTLYLGLELMSLSLYALAAVWRDSSNATESAMKYYVLGALASGFLLYGMSMMYGATGSLELAKVFEVIASGAVNKIVLVFGVVFIVAGLAFKLGAAPFHMWVPDVYQGAPTPVTLLIGGAPKLGAFALLLRLLVEGMLPLAIDWQQMLIIMAVLSLVIGNLTAIVQTNVKRLLAYSTISHMGFVLLGMLSGVVGGKIDGIADAYGSSLFYSVIYLLTTLGTFGIVLLLSRKGFEAENLSDLKGLNQRSPWFAFVMLMLMFSLAGIPPLAGFYAKLAVLQAVINAGMVWLAVVAVIASLIGAFYYLRVVKLMYFDKPEDSNALEGSGTMRLVLSLNGLVLVYLGLMPGPLMDWCLRTIKLTLAS
- a CDS encoding NUDIX domain-containing protein; the encoded protein is MTQRQTDDQHLVETQITTDTVYDGAFLTIKRDSVRLPDGKTATREYTTHPGAVMVIPLFEDGQVLMERQYRYPLRRVMTELPAGKLDEAEGGLACGKRELLEETGYHAERWDYLTRIHPVISYSTEFIDIWLARDLTLGEQKLDDGEFLDVFKMPATELLQWVRDGRITDVKSVIGAFWLEKILSGVWQPNERSPLR
- a CDS encoding DUF2818 family protein, with the protein product MTAGGTLVILLALLGANLPFVNQRLFGVIPRKQPVKSLWLRLLEMVVVYFVVGALGYLIEKSIGNVFAQGWEFYAVTASLFVVFAFPGFVYRYLWRHRPAAAA
- a CDS encoding NADH-quinone oxidoreductase subunit M encodes the protein MQSLPLLSLAIWLPILSGIVVLAVGNDRNPTGARVLALIGSLVSFLVTLPLISNFDANTSAFQYVEKTSWIARFHINYFLGIDGISLWLVVLTALITVIVVIAGWEVITERVAQYMAAFLILSGLMIGVFSAQDGLLFYVFFEATLIPMYLIIGVWGGPNRVYAAFKFFLYTLLGSLLMLVALIYLYNATGSFTLTDWYAAKIPMNVQILLFVAFFMAFAVKVPMWPVHTWLPDAHVEAPTGGSVVLAAIMLKLGAYGFLRFSLPIAPDASHYLSGFMVTLALIAVVYIGLVALVQTDMKKLVAYSSIAHMGFAILGFFMFSEIGMQGALVQMISHGFVSGAMFLCIGVLYDRMHSRNIADYGGVVNTMPKFAAFFMLFAMANSGLPATSGFVGEFLVILGAVKLNFWVGLLAATSLITGAAYSLWMYKRVIFGAIANDHVRELIDINKREFFMLAVLAALTLFMGIYPKPFTDLMHTSVVNLLAHVAQTKLP
- a CDS encoding DUF1178 family protein, with amino-acid sequence MKVFDLRCAHEHTFEGWFGSEDDYLSQQSRGLVTCPVCGDTGIVRVPSAPRLNLSGATGRDTASTASAGGSPGAKGSAAKSGPSSAPSLPPEIAQAQREIQALWMKAVRHVIANTEDVGKNFAEEARKIHYQEAPERNIRGTVSREESEALADEGIDVMALPIPEGAKETLQ